Proteins encoded together in one Aurantiacibacter aquimixticola window:
- the rpmH gene encoding 50S ribosomal protein L34, translated as MKRTFQPSNLVRARRHGFFARKATPGGRKVLRNRRRRGRKNLCA; from the coding sequence ATGAAGCGCACTTTCCAGCCGAGCAATCTCGTGCGTGCCCGCCGCCACGGCTTCTTCGCCCGCAAGGCAACCCCGGGTGGCCGCAAGGTCCTGCGCAATCGCCGCCGTCGCGGTCGCAAGAACCTTTGCGCGTAA
- a CDS encoding HAD family hydrolase, with protein MSEARTPTAVVFDVGRVLVRWDLRCLFAKLIEDEADLDWFLNHVVTEQWHHQHDEGRPIGEMVEERVAEFPEWEGPIRAYEHRFMETIPGPVPRTHELAREIHARGVPLFGLTNFGDEFWSQFRPTQPIFDLFEDIVVSGRENMTKPDPEIYALAERRFGHAPQGLYFIDDKAENVAAAEARGWIGHHFTNAASLERDLAAHELLSR; from the coding sequence GTGTCTGAGGCCCGTACGCCAACCGCCGTCGTCTTCGACGTGGGCCGCGTGCTGGTGCGCTGGGATTTGCGTTGCCTGTTTGCGAAACTGATCGAGGACGAGGCCGATCTCGACTGGTTTCTGAACCATGTCGTGACCGAGCAATGGCATCATCAGCATGACGAGGGCCGTCCGATCGGGGAGATGGTTGAGGAGCGGGTGGCCGAGTTTCCCGAGTGGGAAGGGCCGATCCGCGCTTACGAACATCGCTTCATGGAGACGATACCCGGTCCGGTGCCCCGCACGCATGAACTGGCCCGGGAGATTCACGCGCGCGGCGTGCCGCTATTCGGGCTGACGAATTTCGGCGACGAATTCTGGAGCCAGTTCCGCCCGACCCAGCCGATTTTCGACCTGTTCGAGGATATCGTGGTGTCCGGCCGCGAGAACATGACCAAGCCCGACCCCGAGATCTACGCCCTTGCCGAGCGCCGCTTCGGCCATGCGCCGCAAGGCCTGTATTTCATCGACGACAAAGCCGAGAATGTCGCAGCGGCTGAGGCACGGGGCTGGATTGGGCATCACTTCACCAATGCGGCCTCGCTCGAACGCGATCTGGCCGCACACGAACTGCTTTCCCGATAA
- the yidC gene encoding membrane protein insertase YidC: MDNQRNLILAVVLSAILLFGWDFAMRTYFPEPEEAPTNMANREDAPMQRVDGELSAPGGDTSIDAGPVDLETALASGERVAIDAAEIRGSINPTGARLDDIDLKTHRQTVEQDSGPIRLFAPAGTAGQHFAQFGWVGEGVSLPDANTQWQVSEGDTLTQETPVTLRYDNGEGLRFLLRYAIDEHYMLTVTQAVANVGEGTIALRPYAFVNRTSATASLSTWNVHSGPIAATGEGVNFDWDYDEVLEEGPVTFGSDTDWIGFTDIYWLSALIAEEGQAASGAFRSSGGDTYRADLIYDPVTIGAGQTVTRTTRLFAGAKESGLLDEYQAQGVERFGNAIDWGWFAWIAWPMWQVLIFLFGLVGNFGVAIVCLTLIIRLILFPIAQKQFHSMAQMRAVQPKMKALQERYKDDKPKLQQEMAKLYKEEKVNPLAGCLPIFIQIPIFFALYKVLLLAIEMRHQPFLYIQDLSARDPATILNLFGLLDFTPPSFLAIGVLAVLLGFTMWLQFKLNPAAMDPMQQQIFMLMPWVLMFVMAPFAAGLLLYWISNNVLTLAQQWYLYSRNPQLKAQMLKDKEEKLRAAEREKAEKAAE; the protein is encoded by the coding sequence TTGGACAATCAGCGTAACCTCATCCTCGCCGTCGTGCTGAGCGCGATCCTGCTGTTCGGCTGGGATTTTGCCATGCGGACCTATTTCCCGGAGCCGGAAGAGGCGCCGACCAACATGGCGAACCGGGAGGACGCGCCGATGCAGCGCGTCGACGGCGAGCTGTCCGCACCCGGCGGCGACACAAGCATTGATGCGGGCCCGGTCGATCTCGAAACGGCGCTGGCGAGCGGTGAGCGCGTTGCGATCGACGCGGCGGAGATTCGCGGCTCGATCAATCCGACAGGCGCGCGGCTCGACGACATCGATCTCAAGACCCATCGCCAGACGGTGGAGCAGGATAGCGGCCCGATCCGCCTGTTCGCGCCGGCCGGCACGGCAGGCCAGCACTTTGCGCAATTCGGCTGGGTGGGCGAGGGTGTCTCTCTGCCCGATGCAAATACGCAGTGGCAGGTGTCCGAGGGCGATACGCTGACGCAGGAAACGCCCGTTACGCTTCGCTACGACAATGGCGAAGGGCTGCGTTTTCTGCTGCGCTACGCTATCGACGAACATTACATGCTCACCGTCACGCAGGCCGTGGCGAATGTGGGCGAAGGCACTATTGCGCTGCGCCCCTACGCCTTCGTCAACCGGACCAGCGCGACCGCTAGCCTGAGCACCTGGAACGTCCATTCCGGCCCCATCGCGGCGACCGGCGAGGGCGTGAATTTCGACTGGGATTACGACGAGGTGCTGGAGGAAGGCCCGGTTACCTTTGGCTCCGACACGGACTGGATCGGCTTTACCGATATCTACTGGCTTTCCGCGCTTATCGCCGAGGAAGGTCAGGCGGCATCGGGCGCGTTCCGATCTTCGGGAGGCGACACCTACCGCGCAGACCTGATCTACGACCCCGTCACGATCGGCGCGGGCCAGACTGTCACCCGCACCACGCGCCTGTTCGCTGGCGCCAAGGAAAGCGGGCTGCTCGACGAATACCAGGCACAGGGTGTCGAGCGTTTCGGCAACGCCATTGACTGGGGCTGGTTCGCCTGGATCGCCTGGCCGATGTGGCAGGTGCTGATCTTCCTGTTCGGACTGGTCGGCAATTTCGGCGTGGCAATCGTCTGCCTGACGCTCATCATCCGGCTGATCCTGTTCCCGATCGCGCAGAAGCAATTCCATTCCATGGCGCAGATGCGCGCCGTGCAGCCGAAGATGAAGGCGCTTCAGGAACGCTACAAGGACGACAAGCCCAAGCTCCAGCAGGAGATGGCGAAGCTCTACAAGGAAGAGAAGGTCAATCCGCTGGCGGGCTGCCTGCCGATCTTCATCCAGATCCCGATCTTCTTCGCGCTCTACAAGGTGCTGCTGCTGGCGATCGAAATGCGTCACCAGCCTTTCCTTTACATCCAGGATCTCTCGGCGCGCGACCCGGCGACCATTCTCAATCTCTTCGGCCTGCTCGATTTCACGCCGCCAAGCTTCCTGGCCATCGGCGTTCTCGCCGTGCTGCTGGGCTTCACCATGTGGCTGCAGTTCAAGCTCAACCCGGCGGCGATGGATCCGATGCAGCAGCAGATCTTCATGCTGATGCCGTGGGTGCTGATGTTCGTGATGGCGCCGTTTGCCGCAGGCTTGCTGCTCTACTGGATCAGCAACAACGTGCTGACGCTGGCGCAGCAATGGTATCTCTATTCGCGCAATCCGCAGCTGAAAGCGCAGATGCTGAAGGACAAGGAAGAGAAACTACGCGCGGCCGAGCGTGAGAAGGCAGAGAAGGCCGCGGAGTGA
- a CDS encoding YifB family Mg chelatase-like AAA ATPase: MVSLVSTVAYLGLEARAVEVQCQLAAGMPRFSVVGLPDKAVGESRERVQSALSAMGLSLPPKRITINLSPADLPKEGSHYDLPIALALLAAMGVVDAEAMSEWVAVGELALDGRVVASPGVLLAALHASETDKGLICPAAQGPEARWASDVRVLAAPDLTSLLNHLKGSQRLPDPEPGEVEQASRGPDLKQVKGQETAKRALEIAAAGGHNLLMNGPPGAGKSMLAACLPGILPPLSPAEALEVSMVASVAGTLEGGRISRARPFRNPHHSASMAALTGGGLRVRPGEVSLAHLGVLFLDELPEFQRSVLDSLRQPLETGKVDVARANAHVAYPARVQLIAAMNPCRCGHLGDPALACSRAPKCAVDYQSKVSGPMLDRIDLHVEVDPVSAADLALPPPAEGSAEVAARVAEARARQTRRGVRSNAELDGDALEEHAGPDEAGRALLMQAAEAMRLSARGYVRMLRVARTIADLAGAEQVGRVHVAEALSYRRQPPRA; the protein is encoded by the coding sequence TTGGTTTCTCTGGTCTCGACCGTCGCCTATCTCGGGCTGGAAGCGCGCGCCGTGGAAGTGCAGTGCCAGCTGGCGGCAGGCATGCCGCGCTTCTCTGTCGTCGGCCTGCCGGACAAGGCGGTGGGCGAAAGCCGGGAGCGGGTGCAATCGGCGCTCTCCGCAATGGGCCTGTCGCTTCCGCCTAAGCGCATCACCATCAATCTCTCCCCGGCGGACCTTCCCAAGGAAGGCTCCCACTACGATCTGCCGATCGCGCTGGCGCTGCTCGCGGCGATGGGCGTGGTCGATGCCGAGGCGATGAGCGAATGGGTCGCAGTCGGCGAGCTGGCGCTCGATGGGCGGGTGGTGGCATCGCCTGGCGTTCTGCTCGCCGCCTTGCATGCGAGCGAGACCGACAAGGGCCTGATCTGTCCCGCGGCGCAGGGGCCGGAGGCGCGCTGGGCGAGCGATGTGCGCGTTCTCGCCGCGCCCGATCTCACCAGCCTGCTCAATCATTTGAAAGGCAGCCAGCGCCTGCCCGATCCCGAGCCGGGCGAAGTCGAGCAAGCTTCGCGCGGGCCGGATCTCAAGCAGGTGAAGGGGCAGGAGACCGCCAAGCGCGCGCTCGAGATCGCGGCCGCGGGCGGGCACAATCTGCTGATGAACGGGCCGCCCGGCGCGGGCAAATCCATGCTCGCGGCCTGCCTGCCGGGCATCCTGCCACCACTTTCCCCGGCAGAGGCGCTGGAAGTGAGCATGGTCGCTTCGGTTGCAGGTACGCTCGAAGGCGGACGGATCAGCCGCGCACGGCCTTTCCGCAATCCGCATCATTCGGCCAGCATGGCGGCCTTGACGGGGGGCGGATTGCGCGTGCGACCGGGCGAAGTCAGCTTGGCGCATCTCGGCGTGCTGTTCCTCGACGAATTGCCCGAATTCCAGCGCAGCGTGCTCGATTCGCTGCGCCAGCCGCTGGAGACAGGCAAGGTCGATGTCGCCAGAGCCAATGCGCATGTCGCCTATCCGGCGCGGGTGCAGCTGATCGCCGCGATGAACCCGTGCCGCTGCGGCCATCTTGGCGATCCGGCGCTCGCCTGTTCGCGCGCCCCGAAATGCGCGGTCGACTATCAAAGCAAGGTTTCCGGCCCGATGCTCGACCGGATCGACCTGCATGTCGAGGTCGACCCCGTCAGCGCCGCCGATCTCGCTCTGCCCCCGCCGGCGGAAGGCAGCGCCGAAGTCGCCGCGCGCGTGGCCGAAGCCCGCGCCCGCCAGACGCGACGCGGTGTGCGCAGCAATGCCGAACTGGATGGCGACGCGCTGGAGGAACACGCCGGCCCCGACGAAGCGGGCCGCGCGCTGCTGATGCAGGCTGCCGAGGCGATGCGCCTCTCCGCGCGAGGATATGTGAGGATGCTGCGGGTCGCGCGGACGATCGCTGACTTGGCAGGCGCCGAGCAGGTCGGGCGCGTGCACGTGGCGGAGGCGCTGAGCTACCGACGGCAACCGCCGCGGGCTTGA
- a CDS encoding winged helix-turn-helix transcriptional regulator — MREPLRELTECGLPHALEVMGERWSFLILRAAFNGLVHFEEFSSELGIARNILSNRLAKLVEHGVMARTPCEADRRKVEYRLTAKGEDLLPAMLALRQWGERYGTLTNPHLTLVDAKDGKPIAPIAMRSHDGRELGWHDLAWKEVGAGAKTDCC, encoded by the coding sequence ATGAGAGAACCGCTGCGCGAGTTGACCGAATGCGGTCTGCCGCACGCGCTGGAAGTGATGGGCGAACGCTGGTCGTTTCTCATCCTGCGCGCCGCGTTCAACGGCCTCGTCCATTTCGAGGAATTTTCCAGCGAGCTCGGCATTGCCCGCAATATCCTCTCCAACCGGCTCGCCAAGCTGGTCGAGCATGGGGTGATGGCGCGCACGCCTTGCGAGGCGGACCGGCGCAAGGTCGAATATCGCCTCACCGCCAAGGGCGAAGATCTGCTGCCCGCCATGCTGGCGCTGCGCCAGTGGGGCGAACGCTACGGCACCCTTACCAATCCGCACCTGACCCTGGTCGACGCCAAGGACGGCAAGCCCATCGCCCCCATCGCCATGCGATCGCATGACGGGCGCGAACTGGGCTGGCACGATCTAGCCTGGAAAGAGGTGGGCGCGGGCGCGAAGACGGATTGCTGTTGA
- the yihA gene encoding ribosome biogenesis GTP-binding protein YihA/YsxC has translation MTPELEQDLAAEARRLFSGRVEFLLSAPQLKFIPDPDFPEVAFCGRSNVGKSSLINALTGRRSIARTSVTPGRTQELNFFEVGEPTQFRLVDMPGYGFAKAPVKVVEKWRKLVRTFLRGRVPLRRTMVLVDSRHGLKDSDRDMMTMLDEAAVGYRLVLTKADKIKASALEKVTEAVREEARKHPAAFPHVHVTSAEKGMGLDELRAAMLFDIRQ, from the coding sequence GTGACCCCCGAACTCGAACAGGACCTGGCAGCAGAGGCGCGCCGACTTTTCTCGGGGCGGGTGGAATTCCTGCTATCCGCGCCGCAGCTTAAATTCATCCCCGATCCCGACTTTCCCGAGGTGGCCTTCTGCGGCCGCTCCAATGTCGGCAAGAGTTCGCTCATCAACGCACTGACCGGGCGCAGGAGCATTGCCCGCACGTCGGTGACGCCGGGGCGCACGCAGGAGCTAAATTTCTTCGAAGTCGGCGAGCCGACGCAGTTCCGCCTGGTCGATATGCCGGGCTATGGCTTTGCCAAGGCGCCTGTGAAAGTCGTCGAGAAATGGCGCAAGCTCGTGCGCACCTTCCTGCGCGGGCGCGTGCCGCTGCGGCGGACGATGGTGCTGGTCGACAGTCGCCATGGGCTGAAAGACAGCGATCGCGACATGATGACCATGCTGGACGAGGCGGCCGTGGGTTACCGGCTGGTGCTGACCAAGGCCGACAAGATCAAGGCGAGCGCTCTGGAGAAAGTCACCGAGGCCGTGCGCGAAGAAGCGCGCAAGCATCCCGCAGCATTTCCGCACGTGCATGTAACCAGCGCGGAAAAAGGCATGGGCCTCGACGAGCTGCGGGCGGCCATGCTTTTCGATATCCGACAGTAG
- the yidD gene encoding membrane protein insertion efficiency factor YidD, whose product MKRLFILIARGWQLGPSRILPPTCRFQPSCSAYAIEALERHGAIRGGWLATKRILRCNPWGGHGHDPVP is encoded by the coding sequence ATGAAGCGGTTGTTTATCCTGATCGCGCGCGGCTGGCAGCTCGGCCCGAGCCGCATCCTGCCGCCCACCTGCCGCTTCCAGCCTTCTTGCAGCGCATACGCCATCGAGGCGCTCGAACGGCATGGCGCGATAAGGGGTGGATGGCTGGCGACGAAGCGTATATTGCGCTGCAATCCCTGGGGGGGACATGGCCACGATCCGGTTCCATGA
- a CDS encoding CC_3452 family protein, which yields MSRLPLAAALIAASAAMASPLSATQSAPYFTAQLAAPTSEERAIAGGVVFRCEETRCAAPRSGDRSLRVCSELRREVGAIASFTANGRALSAAQLARCNG from the coding sequence ATGTCCCGCCTTCCCCTCGCTGCCGCCCTGATCGCCGCTTCCGCTGCTATGGCATCGCCGCTCTCGGCCACGCAGAGCGCGCCTTATTTCACGGCGCAGCTCGCCGCTCCGACGAGCGAGGAGCGCGCCATTGCCGGCGGTGTGGTGTTCCGCTGCGAAGAAACGCGCTGCGCCGCGCCGCGCAGTGGGGACCGTTCGCTGCGCGTTTGCAGCGAACTGCGCCGCGAAGTAGGCGCGATTGCGAGCTTCACCGCTAATGGCCGCGCGCTCAGTGCCGCGCAGCTTGCGCGCTGCAACGGCTGA
- a CDS encoding alpha/beta hydrolase, whose translation MLPRCVLSFLPLLIAAPTCAQDHVVVEEWVEVTTSASRHVSPEHEAAETRAIDAFGPFRVLDENTVALVDITDSRSPRQFAALLAEYPAIEVVEFVEAPGTHDDIANLRVGRMIRENYIATRAPEGGSIRSGAVELFLAGAEREIHEGSEFAVHGWLDDYGRGAQDYPASAPEHRRYLDYYAEMGMEESEAAAFYAMTNSVPFENARWLSGAEMAGWIGVEPTASSATAPRLTYLDLPPLPQ comes from the coding sequence ATGCTTCCGCGCTGTGTCCTCTCGTTCTTGCCACTGCTGATCGCCGCACCCACTTGCGCGCAGGATCATGTGGTGGTGGAGGAGTGGGTCGAGGTCACGACATCCGCTTCGCGCCATGTCTCGCCCGAGCATGAAGCAGCCGAAACACGGGCGATCGATGCATTCGGCCCGTTCCGCGTGCTCGACGAGAACACCGTTGCGCTGGTCGATATCACCGACAGCCGCTCGCCCCGACAATTCGCCGCACTGCTCGCCGAATATCCCGCCATCGAAGTCGTCGAATTTGTCGAAGCGCCGGGCACGCATGACGATATCGCCAATCTGCGCGTGGGCCGCATGATCCGCGAGAACTATATTGCGACGAGAGCGCCCGAAGGCGGCTCCATACGCTCGGGTGCGGTGGAGCTTTTTCTAGCCGGGGCGGAACGGGAAATCCACGAAGGCAGCGAATTTGCCGTGCATGGCTGGCTGGACGATTACGGACGCGGCGCACAGGACTATCCCGCCAGCGCGCCCGAGCATCGCCGTTATCTGGACTATTATGCCGAAATGGGCATGGAGGAGAGCGAGGCCGCTGCATTCTACGCCATGACCAATTCGGTCCCGTTCGAGAACGCGCGCTGGCTGAGCGGCGCGGAGATGGCCGGATGGATCGGTGTCGAGCCAACGGCGTCCAGCGCGACCGCGCCGCGCCTCACCTATCTTGACTTGCCGCCCCTGCCGCAGTAA
- the rnpA gene encoding ribonuclease P protein component, which yields MTPTVLTKRADFLAANRGLRVARPGFVLLARPNGGEGVRYGITVTKKIGNAVVRNRMKRRFRELLRGALTDHGLPDHDHVLIGREGGVERDFAQMGEDLRIALDRATQGKGNRPRRPRKGSRR from the coding sequence ATGACCCCCACGGTCCTCACCAAACGCGCCGATTTCCTTGCGGCGAATCGCGGGCTTCGCGTCGCGCGGCCGGGCTTCGTGCTGCTGGCACGGCCCAATGGGGGCGAGGGCGTGCGCTACGGGATCACGGTCACCAAGAAGATCGGCAATGCCGTGGTGCGCAACCGGATGAAGCGGCGTTTTCGCGAATTGCTGCGCGGGGCGCTCACCGACCACGGCCTGCCTGATCACGATCACGTGCTTATCGGGCGCGAGGGCGGCGTCGAGCGAGACTTCGCGCAAATGGGTGAGGATCTGCGAATCGCGCTCGATCGCGCAACGCAGGGCAAGGGCAATCGCCCGCGCAGGCCGCGAAAGGGCAGTCGGCGATGA
- the ykgO gene encoding type B 50S ribosomal protein L36 — MKIRNSLKSLKNRHRDCRVIRRRGRTYVINKTNRRFKARQG, encoded by the coding sequence ATGAAGATCCGCAACAGCCTCAAGTCGTTGAAGAACCGCCACCGCGATTGCCGCGTGATTCGCCGCCGCGGTCGCACTTATGTGATCAACAAGACCAATCGCCGCTTCAAGGCGAGGCAAGGTTAA